The Eubacterium maltosivorans genome includes the window TCGTAGCGCCTGAGATAATTGTAAACCATATAATGCCAAAGAAAGAAGTGACAAGAAGATTCATGAGAATAATTTCTTTTACCTTTCGGCCATAGCAGATTCGTCCTAAAAAAACAGCGGTAATGGGCGTCCAGGCCATCCAATTAGCGAAATAGTAAATGGTCCAGCTTTTTGACCATGGGTCGTTTGCCGCCGCGCCTGTAAATAAAGAGCCTTTAAAAAATGTGGTGATAAAATCTCCAAGGCTTTCAGTTGCAAAGCTAAAAATAAAGGTGCTCCCTCCAAAAAGTAAAATAAGCGCTAAGATAATAAAAAAGATATAAACGTTAATATTTGAAAGATATTTAATGCCTTTATTAATCCCGGAAACGGCACTTGCGAGCGTTATACAGCTGATAACAGTGATAATAATTCCCCAGATAAAGATATTCGAATCGATCCCGAAAATTTTACTGATCCCGCCATTGATACTCAAAACGGCAGCATACAGGGATGCGGCTAAGCCGGACACTAAAGAAAATACACAGATAAAATCAATGATATTCCCGGCTGATTTCTGATGCTTTTCTGGAACAATCGGTGAGATAACCGATCCTAAAGAGAATGGCTTTTTCATATTATAATAAACAAAGGCAAAGACAACCGTCATAAGAGTATAGAGTCCATATGGAAGCAGTGTCCAGTGGCGAAAAATCGCAGACATCGCAAAGACTGCTGAATCAGGGGACAGTGCTTCAATACCAGAAGACGCCGGAGGATAGAGCATGTGCTGAACAGGCTCGGCAGCACCCCAAAACACTATGCCGGAGCCGACCGTGGTGCATAGCGTGATTGAAAACCAGTTCCAAATCGAAAGGGTGGGTTTTGCCGCTTTACCACCGATGACGATATGACCAAGCGGCGAAAAATACAGAGCAATGCACATAATGAATACGGCCAAAGTTGTTAAGATAAATAACCAGCCAAATTGATCGAGAATCCAGGCGTAAAAGCTGCTGGTTAACATAACAAAAACATCATTGTTAGAAAAAGCTAAAAAAATACAACTGCAAAACAACATTATTGCCGGCAGAAAAACGATTAAATTTATTTTTTTATTTTTCATTTTGGCCTCGCTTAATACTTAATAATAGAATATTAAAGATTACCTCCTGCAGCTAAAATCCGCATGATCTGATTTACAGGAGGTAATATAATGAATTAATCGAATTTAATTAAATACTATCCCGATACTGCGGAGGCAGATACGGCATAAGGAGTTTATTTTGTTCTTCAGTAATACCGGGGGCTTCATAAGCCGAAATTCTATGTTTAACCTCCTTTCGGGCGGTTTCCAGAACCGAAACAGAACCTTCATTCTGCCAGGTGCTGACATCCTCCTTGTTAAGATATTTTGCCATATAAAATTCTTCCCGGTACATCTTTGGCGTTCGCCCTTTTAAGAAAGACCCTCTTGGACCCGTTTCGTGTAAGATATCCATACATAATTTTTCATCAGAGCAATCAATGCCATCGACCATTCTTCGTGCAAAGGCGACCGCTTCTTCATCTAAAATAAATTTTTCATAGCTGAACAGATTCATGCTTCCCATCATACCGGTCGCATGGAAAATTAAATCAGTACCCGCCTCCATTGTTGACTGTATCATAAACATTGACTCGAGGCCTGCCTGATAATCGACATCTTTAGCGTCCGCTTGTCCGCCGCCGGTTCGACAGGGGATGTTATAATAATCAGC containing:
- a CDS encoding BCCT family transporter, with the translated sequence MKNKKINLIVFLPAIMLFCSCIFLAFSNNDVFVMLTSSFYAWILDQFGWLFILTTLAVFIMCIALYFSPLGHIVIGGKAAKPTLSIWNWFSITLCTTVGSGIVFWGAAEPVQHMLYPPASSGIEALSPDSAVFAMSAIFRHWTLLPYGLYTLMTVVFAFVYYNMKKPFSLGSVISPIVPEKHQKSAGNIIDFICVFSLVSGLAASLYAAVLSINGGISKIFGIDSNIFIWGIIITVISCITLASAVSGINKGIKYLSNINVYIFFIILALILLFGGSTFIFSFATESLGDFITTFFKGSLFTGAAANDPWSKSWTIYYFANWMAWTPITAVFLGRICYGRKVKEIILMNLLVTSFFGIIWFTIISGATINSLMNNPSSGLIEAFNTGYENVIYQLFNNLQLESFLVPLYLIAVLISLVTASDSTTLAISSLCSKGISPESPEPPKFLIIIWVAVVGIVTWIMMSVSEGITGIKMLSNIGGLPAMFLIILVIICAVRIALSPQKYNHIDHD